The Peromyscus leucopus breed LL Stock unplaced genomic scaffold, UCI_PerLeu_2.1 scaffold_616, whole genome shotgun sequence genome segment TGTTAGGTGTGTTTCCCTGAACATTACTTGCATTCTATCACTAAGCATGACAGGATAGATCAACGGTCCATATATTATTAGAATTTTTCcaggtgcatttgtgtgtgtgtgtgtgtgtgtgtgtgtgtgtgtgtgtgtgtgtgatcctgggGATTAAGTTCCAGATCttttacatgctaggcaaacactttagCAATGAGCTACAGCTATGTTCCTCAGCTTCAATATTTTGTTCTGAGATAAGGTcctgctatgttgcccaggctggccttgaacttacagtctttctgtctcaaCCATCCTGAATAGCCAGGGCTACTGGGGCAGACCACTGCATTTGGTTTCAGCTATAAGTTTTGACCAACCATAAATTGACCAGTTTAAACAAAAGTGATGGATTACTCCTCTTAGCACATTCACTgccaccatgtggcagaacagCTGTGATGAGCTATAAGAGCCCTTAGCCTTAAGCTATGGCAACAAAACCAACAGAAATATACAGCAGATAGCTAGACTTGTAGTAATTGGGTTGTTAGCAGGATCTCTTTGAGGGAAGTTCACAAGACCTCCTCTGACTTTTCCCTGATATTTCAACTCCCGTTCCATCCTTCCCAGCTTTAGGTAGGCAAGGGCTGACTGAGAAGTAAAATGTTGACCGAGGGTGGTTCTTTTTGGTGGTGTAGCTGTCTGTGGGTTGCCCCTACTCTTGTAAGTAATCATAAtactcattgatttttttaaaaagggggggggcagaatctttttttaatttgttaggcTCTTTCTCTTTGAGGTAAATAAACATTTGGAAATTCACACAACTGCATACCATAATTCCAGGATGAGCATAATAACTCAGCAAACCATCTAAGAATCTATCTCCTGCTGTGGTGAAAGCAGTTGATATTGCTTTATAGTCTCGCAaagcacacaaagatgcaacaaattTAGGGGGAATTTTGTTGAGTGATCTTAACCAATCTCCAACAAATGCTATCTGGTTGCAGACTTTTTAGTTGAATATAGAGGAAATAACCAGGAAGCAACAATCTCTCTGCTACACTTCCTACACTTTGGGATATATATAATTCTGCGAATTTATAATGATTTGCAAGTCTGGCTGTCTCAGTACAGTTTTCATTTAGATTGGAAACTGTAAACTTCAGATTGATAGATAACTTTGTAATTAGTATACGTAGTCTTCTCTTTAAGAAATACGTAACGTTCCTCTGGTTGGCATTCATGTTTGTCAACAAACCTAGATACAATAATCGTCTATCTCAGAGATTTGACAATCTAGTAGGGAAAAGAGATAAACCCATGACAACAAAGCAAGTGTGAATTTGTCCCTGCCACTGGGATGCCAAGCTGGAGGGGGTAAGCTTATGTTCCCAGAAAGGAATTTGATAAGTCCTGGCCTGGAGAGGTGCTCCACTGGGCTCTGGCTTGAAGAAATGCTCTGTGACAAGGAGAATGGTACTAATCCTAACCCTGGGGCAGATCCAGACCAGGAAGATCACCTCGGCCACGTGCTCCCAACCGTTGCCTCCAGCATCCGGGCACCAGAGCAGCCAACGGCCCCTGGGTCCCAGACCGTTGGGGTGCAAGCAGATCAGCAGCAGCTCCTGTGAGCAGCTGTGGGCGACATGAACTCCTCCAAAGTGGCACCGGGAGAGGAATCGCTGCGAGAGGCGCCTTCTGAAGGTGAGCTGGAGTCAGTGCCATCTGACGAAGCGGGCCCTAGCTGGGCCTCAGGACCGCCATCAGAGCGCCCGCCGCCCCTGGGTCAGGAAGCACCTCTGCCACTGCCACGTCGCTGCCACACCGACTGCTTAGAAGCGCCCCTGTCGCGCAGCTTTCAGCGCCTTGGCTACGCTGTGGGTATGCACCCGTGGCTGTTTTTACTTGGGCCGGCGCTGCTGACGGTCGCCCTGGGCACCGGCCTCATCTTCCTTCCCAAGGAGAAGGAGAACCTGGAGGAGCAGTACACACCGATTGGCAGTCCTGCAAGGCCGAGCGGCGCTTCGTGCAGGGTCATTTCAGCACCAATGACACATACCGCTTCTCCGCCTCCAGAACCAGCTCTGAGGCCAACTTTGCGTCCATCCTGGTGGTATCCTTTACCGCCTCGCTGCTAGAGCCGGGGGTATTCACGGAGGTGAGCAAGCTGGACCAAGCAGTGCAGGCGCTGAAGGTGGTACAGGAAAATGGAACACAGATCCTGTACAAAGAGGTATGCGCCAAGTACAAGACTCTGTGCGTGCCACCCAACCCTCTGCTGTATGCCTGGCAGCGTAACTCATCAGTGGACTTGTCAAATCTCACCTTCCCTCTCCATGACATGAACAACCACCTCATCTATTTGGCGGGCTTCTTTGGGGGAAATGTCTTGGGTCAATCGATGGGAAGAAGTCAACGACTTGTGGAGTCCCGAGCAATGAGGCTGCTGTACTACCTCAAGACCGAGGACCCCGAGGACAGTGAGCGTAGCAAGGCATGGCTCACTCACTTTCTTAACCGTTTTAACGACATGAAGAGCAGTCTGACTTTGGAAGAGACAGAGGTATTCTGGAGGTTAGGGTTGGCAAGGGAGGCCAGTAAGGGTGGGAGGTCTGGAGATGAGGTGGCCCTTGAATTAAAGCTGGGTGTGCTCTCCTATGCTTGTTATGAAAACCCATTATAACATGAATGGATGACGCCACCGATCATAAAGTATTGGCATCATTCTTCTGGTCTGTACATAAATCCTGTATCTGTAAGTCTGTTTAGTATAGAAACTGATTTTCACACTTGGTGTGGGGTTTGGTTTTCTAATTAAGTCacttggaatttatttattttattgagctCCCTCTTGTTCCTAGGAGTCCCTAAAGCCTGTTTGTGCccaatggaattaaaaaaaaacagaaccttCAAGTTCTGTCGTGGTATTTAAGAAGATAGATAACTAGTTCAGCCCCTTTCAGGTTAGTTATAAGGCACCTAGCTTAGTATTGAGGTACATGTTATCTGTTAAAATTCTGGGCAAGTAATTCCAATAACCCCAGTGAAAGCAAATGCCTACTGGGAAGCCAGTGTTTCTTAAAGTGCTACTGATgagattaaaatatgaaaaaataccAATCTAAGAAGATTTAGAAAATGCCACAATTTCCACAGTTGTTAGCAAGGATAAAGTTTCACAGTTGTGCATAAAATtcagttttggtttgtttatattttgggtTAGAGTTTTTTTTAACCTGATCTTAGCCAAAATGTAGAGAAATTATTAAACTTTACATTTTGAGGGAAAGGTTGGAAAGTACACTGCAGATTTTATGTGAAGAAGCAAATCATTCACTTTTTGCAGCATGCCCATCAAGAAGCTGAAGTGTCCAGTAGTGTTTGTAACTTTTGACAGACTTTGGAGTCTGGATTTACTTCCTGagtatgttatttatttatttatttatttatttgtttgtttgtttgtttgtttcaggtaGTCTACTTTACATCCCTTTCAAGACAGCTGGAGTTTGAGGCAACCTCTAAGACTGTGATCCCTCTGTTCCACTTGGCATACATTTTAATCATACTGTTTGCAGTTGTATCATGCTTCAGGTAAAACTCTCACTCATTTTTTTACCTCTCGCCTTGTAATATATTGTGATAAAACATACATGATATACAATATTCCATTTGTAACAATTTAAGTGAACAATTTAGTGATATTAATTATATCCATACTGTTTATTCACCACAACTATCTGCTTCCCAAGGTTTTTGATCAGTACTAGCAGATGTTCATTATATAGTAACCCCCTAAACCCCTCTCCCATGGTCCCAGACAAACTTTAATCTACTTTCTATTTCTGAATTTGCCTATTCTAGActtttcctttctgctctttATAGGTTACTCAGTCTAAAACCAGAATAGACTAAGATACTTCTGtcatctttgattttatttttccctagTTTTACAGATTTCAAattatttgactttttcttttttaaagcaggtATCTATTGCCATAGATTTGCCTTGCCACTTCATTCCATAAGTTACAACATTGTTTTACTTATCTGTCACTTGATGGAAAACcgtgaccaaaagaaacttaaagaagaaagagttccctgtctcgaaaaaaaaaaaaaaaaaaaaaagaagaagaattcatTTTGGCTTATGTTTCTCAAGGGATGTAGTTTATCAAGGAGCAGggagctggctgatcacatttcatccacacataggaaacagaaagacaacaGTAAGTGGGTGAGGCTATAATCCCTCAAAGCTGGTCCCCAGTGGTGTGCTTTCTCTAgaaaggctctacctcctaaaggttccataattTCCTCAAACAGCACCTCCAAATGGGAACCTAGTGTTCACATATGTAAGCCTATGAGGgaaatttctcattcaaactaatACTTTCTGGCCTGATCCCATAAGCTCACCAGTTCCAGTTGGCCTGACCCTCTCTTCTCATCACTGCAACTGTGGTacaagacatacacacataaaatgaaaaatacaaatttttaaaaagattttagcaCTGCTTAAAAGTCCAAATCCTCTTCTGAGATTCTAGGCAATTTCTTAACTgtgattttctgtttaaaataaaacaaacaaattatgtATCCCTTAGAAAAtggtacataatatatattaccctgtagctggag includes the following:
- the LOC114703953 gene encoding LOW QUALITY PROTEIN: patched domain-containing protein 3-like (The sequence of the model RefSeq protein was modified relative to this genomic sequence to represent the inferred CDS: inserted 1 base in 1 codon), which translates into the protein MNSSKVAPGEESLREAPSEGELESVPSDEAGPSWASGPPSERPPPLGQEAPLPLPRRCHTDCLEAPLSRSFQRLGYAVGMHPWLFLLGPALLTVALGTGLIFLPKEKENLEEQYTPIGSPXKAERRFVQGHFSTNDTYRFSASRTSSEANFASILVVSFTASLLEPGVFTEVSKLDQAVQALKVVQENGTQILYKEVCAKYKTLCVPPNPLLYAWQRNSSVDLSNLTFPLHDMNNHLIYLAGFFGGNVLGQSMGRSQRLVESRAMRLLYYLKTEDPEDSERSKAWLTHFLNRFNDMKSSLTLEETEVVYFTSLSRQLEFEATSKTVIPLFHLAYILIILFAVVSCFRLDCVRNKMWVAVFGVFCVAMSVVSGFGLMLHIGVPFVIIVANSPFLILGE